Proteins found in one Labrenzia sp. VG12 genomic segment:
- a CDS encoding MarR family winged helix-turn-helix transcriptional regulator, whose translation MAAEFTLHNRIGFKVTRLARIMESRLEKQLAVHGITRLQWCVLRGVGLEGVTSPSQLADYICIARPAISRLLKSMEEHGLLIRNGIDDDKRFTEVALTDLGQSKLTACHGLVRELNQHFSEKLDGDIYDVFMDAIDRLTEGEDVQLTRL comes from the coding sequence ATGGCGGCTGAGTTCACGCTTCACAACAGGATCGGCTTCAAGGTGACGCGCCTGGCGCGGATCATGGAAAGCCGGCTGGAAAAGCAGCTCGCGGTCCATGGCATTACGCGGTTGCAGTGGTGTGTGTTGCGGGGCGTCGGGCTGGAAGGCGTAACGTCGCCCTCCCAGCTTGCCGATTATATCTGCATCGCCCGTCCGGCCATTTCCAGGCTGCTCAAGTCCATGGAGGAGCATGGGCTCCTGATCCGGAACGGGATCGACGACGACAAGCGGTTTACCGAAGTTGCGCTGACCGATCTTGGCCAAAGCAAGCTGACCGCCTGCCACGGTCTGGTGCGCGAGCTCAACCAGCATTTCAGCGAAAAGCTGGATGGCGATATCTACGACGTCTTCATGGATGCCATCGATCGCCTGACGGAGGGGGAGGACGTGCAGCTGACACGGCTTTGA
- a CDS encoding TRAP transporter substrate-binding protein, with translation MPTKSMGFRAALAGTAAAAAVFLGLQTASATELKAAHFMPSMHPMDRGVMTPLSEDIKAATDGELTIRIYPSGELGKGPVQQYKRVVTGVADIVFGIPEYTPGQFATTGLVHIPGLFANGTEATNALWDNIDLFEDEYSQTKLLGLWANNPSVLISREDPVRTLADMKGKKIRAPNPVMADLIEAWGGIPVSMPTPDVYNAMNTGVIDAVMIGPSGIRSYKLHETAKYVTTNIPSALDSFYLLMNKQSWDNLSDSQKQKLDELTGRTISLAGAKGFYEAGQAGLKLAADSGVELIEIDAAAEAEFRAAMKPALAKILDEKSEKIGKDAEAIAAKLSAN, from the coding sequence ATGCCAACCAAATCAATGGGTTTTCGCGCAGCACTCGCGGGAACCGCTGCCGCTGCGGCAGTTTTTCTGGGCCTGCAGACGGCCTCCGCAACAGAACTCAAGGCGGCTCATTTCATGCCGTCCATGCACCCGATGGACCGGGGGGTGATGACGCCTCTGTCCGAGGACATCAAGGCCGCAACGGACGGTGAACTGACCATCCGGATCTACCCGTCCGGCGAACTGGGCAAGGGCCCAGTCCAGCAATACAAGCGGGTTGTCACCGGCGTGGCCGACATCGTCTTCGGCATTCCCGAATACACACCGGGTCAGTTCGCGACCACGGGCCTGGTCCATATTCCGGGTCTCTTTGCCAACGGCACGGAAGCCACCAATGCACTCTGGGACAATATCGATCTCTTTGAGGACGAATATTCGCAGACCAAACTGCTGGGCCTGTGGGCGAACAACCCGTCTGTGCTGATCTCACGCGAAGACCCGGTACGCACGCTCGCCGACATGAAGGGCAAGAAGATCCGCGCACCGAACCCGGTCATGGCAGACCTGATCGAGGCCTGGGGCGGCATTCCCGTCTCCATGCCGACACCGGATGTCTACAATGCCATGAACACCGGCGTGATCGACGCGGTCATGATCGGGCCGTCCGGCATCCGCTCCTACAAGCTGCATGAGACAGCCAAATACGTCACCACCAACATTCCTTCCGCGCTCGACAGTTTCTATCTTCTGATGAACAAGCAGAGCTGGGACAACCTCAGCGACAGCCAGAAGCAGAAGCTGGACGAGCTGACGGGCCGTACCATCAGCCTTGCCGGCGCCAAGGGTTTCTATGAAGCCGGGCAGGCCGGACTGAAACTTGCCGCGGACAGCGGGGTGGAACTCATCGAGATCGATGCGGCCGCAGAGGCTGAATTCCGGGCGGCCATGAAGCCGGCCCTCGCCAAGATCCTCGATGAGAAAAGCGAAAAGATCGGCAAGGATGCCGAAGCCATCGCAGCAAAGCTGAGTGCCAACTGA
- a CDS encoding TRAP transporter small permease, translated as MALEKLAASSAGSARWRTFLEVPLVILGAVAVFVLMGLSVSDALLRSFLNSPIFGANDYAQILLSFVVGLSLPLCVLAGRLIAIDTLVVRLPKWVQSPLDWLTSALGIAILSYVAWRAFVNAREAAMFGETTLLLQLPFGPSYYAVAFGCALSALILLVERFFR; from the coding sequence ATGGCTCTTGAAAAACTGGCAGCCTCCAGCGCGGGATCCGCGCGCTGGAGGACGTTTCTTGAAGTCCCGCTTGTCATACTCGGCGCAGTCGCCGTGTTTGTCCTGATGGGCCTTTCTGTCTCAGACGCCCTGCTCCGGTCCTTCCTGAACAGCCCGATTTTCGGCGCCAATGACTATGCCCAGATCCTCCTGTCCTTCGTTGTCGGCCTGAGCCTGCCGCTCTGTGTGCTGGCGGGCCGCCTGATTGCCATCGACACGCTGGTGGTGCGGCTGCCCAAATGGGTCCAATCCCCCCTCGACTGGCTGACCTCCGCCCTTGGCATCGCCATCCTCTCCTATGTCGCCTGGCGCGCCTTCGTGAACGCGCGCGAAGCCGCCATGTTCGGAGAAACAACGCTCTTGCTGCAGTTGCCCTTTGGCCCGTCCTATTACGCGGTCGCCTTCGGCTGCGCGCTCTCGGCCCTCATTCTCCTTGTTGAAAGATTTTTCAGATGA
- a CDS encoding TRAP transporter large permease: protein MSPEYVGFLGFLALFLLLGLGTPVAISLLVVGFAGTVALSGFQAAAFTVSGQVFATVTVYELTIIPLFILMGNLASAAGLSRDLFEAAHKIIGHLKGGLAAATVMGCAGFAALSGSSLASAITMGKVAYPEMNRFKYGDRLATGSIAAGGTLGILIPPSTGFVIYAVLTEESIGRLFMAGVLPGLLLTAMFLVAIAFVTFFWPEEGPRGPVFTLREKLISLFRATGIGIIIFITIGGIYTGFFTPVEAAGVGAFFALLMLVLRGKCTLPTLYNVSAETLKTTGMAFFILIGANVFAPFVALSHLPATIAAGMTGLDLGVYGTLALILLGYVILGMFIEGLSLLVITLPIVFPLVVGLGFDPIWLGVVMVLVLEMGLISPPVGVNVFIVKSVVPDVRIETIFAGIMPFWLAMIVTLALIVAFPQIALLLPNAMFN, encoded by the coding sequence ATGAGCCCGGAATATGTCGGCTTTCTGGGGTTCCTGGCGCTCTTCCTGCTGCTCGGCCTTGGAACACCCGTTGCCATTTCCCTGCTGGTTGTCGGCTTTGCCGGCACCGTCGCCCTCTCCGGTTTTCAGGCGGCGGCCTTCACGGTGAGCGGACAGGTCTTTGCAACCGTCACCGTTTACGAGCTGACCATCATTCCGCTGTTCATCCTGATGGGCAATCTGGCATCCGCTGCGGGATTGAGCCGGGACCTGTTTGAGGCGGCACACAAGATCATCGGACATCTGAAGGGCGGACTGGCCGCCGCAACCGTCATGGGCTGCGCAGGCTTTGCTGCCCTTTCCGGCTCCTCACTCGCCTCGGCCATCACGATGGGCAAGGTCGCCTATCCGGAAATGAACCGCTTCAAGTATGGCGACCGGCTGGCGACCGGTTCCATCGCGGCCGGAGGAACCCTCGGCATCCTGATCCCGCCTTCAACGGGTTTTGTCATCTACGCGGTATTGACGGAGGAATCCATTGGCCGGCTGTTCATGGCAGGTGTCCTGCCGGGCCTGCTTCTGACCGCCATGTTCCTGGTGGCGATTGCCTTCGTCACCTTCTTCTGGCCCGAGGAAGGTCCGCGCGGACCTGTGTTCACGCTTCGGGAGAAGCTGATCAGCCTGTTTCGGGCAACCGGGATCGGCATCATCATCTTCATCACCATCGGCGGCATCTACACCGGCTTCTTCACGCCCGTCGAGGCAGCCGGGGTCGGCGCCTTCTTCGCCCTGCTGATGCTGGTCCTGCGCGGCAAATGCACCCTGCCGACGCTCTACAATGTCAGCGCCGAAACCCTGAAGACGACCGGCATGGCCTTCTTCATCCTCATCGGCGCCAATGTGTTCGCACCCTTTGTGGCCCTTTCCCACTTGCCGGCCACCATCGCCGCCGGCATGACCGGACTTGATCTCGGGGTTTATGGAACGCTCGCACTGATCCTGCTGGGTTACGTTATTCTGGGCATGTTCATCGAGGGCCTGTCTCTGCTGGTGATCACCCTTCCGATCGTCTTTCCCCTGGTGGTCGGCCTCGGCTTCGATCCGATCTGGCTGGGCGTGGTGATGGTGCTGGTTCTCGAAATGGGGCTCATCTCACCACCCGTGGGCGTCAACGTCTTCATCGTCAAGAGCGTCGTGCCGGACGTCCGGATCGAAACGATCTTTGCCGGTATCATGCCCTTCTGGCTGGCCATGATCGTCACACTGGCACTGATCGTCGCCTTTCCCCAGATCGCGCTGTTGCTGCCCAACGCGATGTTCAACTAG
- a CDS encoding FAD-dependent oxidoreductase, which produces MNVVADVKTSSDQGLQEETLMPPVVVVGGGPVGTRAAQELSRRGRTVILFNAERWRPYNRVKLTPLLAGEEQVGQIYASDHFPRPGRVHRYDGVSVVDVDRENRLVALSSGRIQPYSKLILALGSRAFVPAIPGADLPGVFTFRNFDDAEALVARSMSARKVLVIGGGLLGLEAARGMAARGAAVTVVEHENRLMPRQLDLAAGNVLKERIEAIGISVLVGERVHEISGSSRVEKVVLGQDRVLEADTVIICTGVRANTQLAAGIGLSHRRGIVVDDSMRTDDDAIYAIGECVEHAGQIYGLVGPGYEQASIAVAHICDEEDATYLGSVPATKLKVIGADVFSMGDFESIEQQQDIKSFVFQPADGSVYRRLFVDRGRLVAALGVGDWPEATRLQQAIGKRQPVRFWQTARFARSGDLWPQGDDSVASWPREAIVCNCTGTTKGAVLDSITLGSQTLDDVRATTSANTVCGTCKPLILELLGQGDAPPEPVRWWRWLIGVSILGALAALATAILPRIALADTYATKDFWFSLWFDSLWKQYTGYTLLALTVSAAVIGLRKRIRLLGRLGSYDGWRLVHLTIGLACALGLVVHTGFRLGSNLNLLLMLSFLATLVFGAVAGFVKGADHALPDPGQGQGGATTVPKTLPLWVHILALWPLPVLLIIHIATVYAF; this is translated from the coding sequence ATGAATGTAGTTGCCGACGTTAAAACCAGCTCGGATCAAGGCCTTCAGGAAGAGACACTGATGCCTCCTGTCGTCGTCGTGGGGGGCGGTCCGGTGGGCACACGGGCCGCGCAGGAACTGTCCCGCCGCGGCCGGACCGTCATCCTGTTCAATGCCGAACGCTGGCGTCCCTATAACCGGGTAAAGCTCACCCCGCTTTTGGCCGGGGAAGAGCAGGTCGGGCAGATCTACGCCAGCGACCACTTTCCGCGCCCCGGCAGGGTTCACCGGTATGACGGTGTCTCCGTGGTCGATGTCGACCGGGAGAACCGCCTGGTCGCTCTCTCCTCCGGCAGGATCCAGCCCTATTCGAAGCTGATCCTGGCCCTCGGCTCCCGTGCCTTCGTCCCGGCCATCCCTGGCGCCGATTTGCCGGGCGTTTTCACCTTCCGCAATTTCGATGATGCCGAAGCACTTGTGGCCAGATCGATGTCCGCCAGGAAGGTGCTTGTCATCGGCGGTGGATTGCTGGGTCTGGAAGCAGCTCGGGGCATGGCGGCCCGTGGCGCGGCCGTCACGGTCGTCGAACACGAAAACCGACTGATGCCGCGCCAGCTCGATCTGGCGGCAGGCAACGTGTTGAAGGAACGGATCGAAGCCATCGGGATCAGCGTGCTTGTCGGTGAACGGGTCCACGAGATTTCCGGCAGCAGCCGGGTCGAGAAGGTTGTCCTTGGTCAGGACAGGGTCCTGGAAGCCGACACGGTCATCATCTGCACCGGGGTGCGTGCCAACACCCAGCTGGCGGCCGGGATCGGCCTTTCCCACCGGCGCGGCATTGTCGTCGACGACAGCATGCGCACGGATGATGACGCGATCTACGCCATCGGCGAATGCGTCGAGCATGCCGGTCAGATCTATGGCCTGGTCGGGCCCGGTTACGAGCAGGCATCGATTGCCGTGGCCCATATCTGCGATGAAGAAGACGCCACCTACCTAGGGTCCGTGCCGGCCACCAAACTGAAGGTCATCGGCGCCGACGTCTTTTCGATGGGCGATTTTGAATCCATCGAGCAGCAGCAGGACATCAAGTCCTTTGTGTTCCAGCCCGCCGACGGAAGCGTCTACAGACGCCTCTTCGTCGACCGCGGCAGACTGGTGGCCGCGCTCGGCGTCGGCGACTGGCCCGAGGCCACCCGGCTGCAGCAGGCCATCGGAAAACGGCAACCGGTCCGCTTCTGGCAAACCGCCCGGTTTGCCAGATCAGGCGACCTTTGGCCCCAGGGCGATGACAGTGTCGCCAGCTGGCCCAGGGAAGCAATCGTCTGCAATTGCACGGGAACCACAAAAGGCGCGGTTCTCGACAGCATCACGCTCGGGTCGCAGACCCTGGACGATGTCCGTGCGACCACCAGCGCCAACACAGTCTGCGGCACCTGCAAACCCCTTATCCTGGAGCTTCTCGGCCAGGGTGACGCCCCACCCGAACCGGTCAGATGGTGGCGCTGGCTGATCGGTGTTTCCATTCTGGGCGCGCTGGCAGCGCTCGCGACCGCAATCCTGCCCCGGATCGCGCTGGCCGACACCTATGCCACGAAGGACTTCTGGTTCAGCCTGTGGTTCGACAGTCTCTGGAAACAATACACCGGCTACACCCTGTTGGCGCTGACAGTGTCCGCCGCGGTCATCGGATTGCGCAAACGCATCAGGCTCCTGGGACGTCTTGGCAGCTATGACGGCTGGCGCCTGGTTCATCTGACCATCGGCCTTGCCTGTGCGCTTGGCCTTGTTGTGCATACCGGCTTCCGCCTCGGTTCAAACCTCAACCTCTTGCTGATGCTCAGCTTCCTGGCAACGCTCGTCTTCGGCGCTGTGGCCGGCTTCGTGAAGGGAGCGGACCACGCCCTGCCGGATCCGGGTCAAGGTCAGGGAGGGGCAACAACTGTTCCGAAAACCCTGCCGCTCTGGGTCCACATTCTCGCACTCTGGCCCTTGCCGGTCCTGCTGATCATTCACATCGCAACCGTTTACGCATTCTAG
- a CDS encoding ammonia-forming cytochrome c nitrite reductase subunit c552 translates to MNKTALLWILWIALTLIAGTALAGILFVGGQRDLMLIGKTTGAHKQFELACESCHTTGLSDNLTRSPKKLAKAMTQACLGCHEAEKKVSNDSHPPKKFRGAKGARLRAALNAQQCTTCHTEHLPELTRANAVTLPMDLCSACHQKIGEDRKSHEGLAFTTCASAGCHNFHDNTALYEKFLVKHAGGNWLKDHPVLAQDGLKPATPFLIEASKAPDPTAALKAFLDNKAGQDTGEKAQEIFAKLLTAEDAIAPETYRTKAAISQWAGSAHAISGVNCAGCHAPEAAETTDLAELKENWLEAPGAEICGTCHTPQRKSFSEGKHGMQLHAKIAPPRPMAEDGLARVAHTLFQDRPLPPFTVGDSYLADKMKPEAHDVALGDCGNCHKPHDVDLRVAAVESCGTCHDDDHSRNYFTSPHFALWQAETSGEAPAGSGVSCADCHMPRIEGRSGEIFTTHNQNAYFRPNEKMIRPVCLSCHSLEFSIDALADPNLVESNFNGRPAVHIESIDWALSREK, encoded by the coding sequence ATGAACAAGACGGCCCTGCTCTGGATCCTCTGGATCGCACTGACGCTCATTGCCGGCACCGCGCTTGCCGGCATCCTGTTTGTCGGCGGCCAGAGAGATCTGATGCTCATCGGCAAGACCACCGGTGCGCACAAGCAGTTCGAACTCGCCTGCGAAAGCTGCCACACGACGGGGCTGAGCGACAACCTGACCAGGAGCCCGAAGAAACTGGCCAAGGCGATGACCCAGGCCTGCCTCGGCTGTCACGAGGCGGAAAAGAAAGTTTCCAACGACAGTCATCCACCGAAGAAGTTTCGCGGAGCCAAGGGGGCCAGGCTGAGGGCCGCCCTCAACGCGCAGCAATGCACCACCTGTCACACAGAACATCTGCCCGAGCTGACCCGTGCGAATGCCGTCACCTTGCCGATGGACCTGTGCAGCGCCTGTCACCAGAAGATCGGCGAAGACCGGAAAAGCCACGAAGGTCTGGCCTTCACCACCTGCGCCAGTGCCGGATGCCACAATTTCCATGACAACACCGCGCTCTATGAAAAATTCCTGGTCAAACATGCCGGCGGCAACTGGCTCAAGGACCATCCGGTGCTGGCCCAGGACGGCCTGAAGCCGGCGACGCCCTTCCTGATCGAAGCTTCAAAGGCTCCCGATCCGACAGCTGCGCTCAAGGCCTTTCTCGACAACAAGGCGGGCCAGGACACCGGGGAAAAGGCCCAAGAGATCTTTGCAAAGCTCCTGACTGCAGAAGACGCCATTGCCCCTGAAACCTACAGGACCAAGGCGGCGATTTCCCAATGGGCAGGGTCCGCGCATGCAATCAGCGGCGTCAATTGCGCCGGCTGTCATGCGCCTGAGGCTGCCGAAACGACCGACCTGGCTGAGCTCAAGGAAAACTGGCTGGAAGCCCCCGGCGCCGAGATCTGCGGCACCTGTCACACGCCCCAGCGCAAGAGCTTCAGCGAAGGCAAGCACGGCATGCAGCTTCATGCGAAAATCGCCCCTCCGCGGCCCATGGCGGAAGACGGTCTGGCACGTGTTGCACATACCCTGTTTCAGGACAGGCCGCTTCCCCCCTTCACCGTGGGGGACTCCTATCTTGCCGATAAAATGAAACCCGAGGCCCACGATGTCGCGCTCGGCGACTGTGGCAACTGCCATAAACCCCATGACGTCGACCTGCGTGTCGCCGCTGTTGAAAGCTGCGGCACCTGTCACGACGACGATCACAGCCGCAACTATTTCACTTCACCGCATTTTGCCCTGTGGCAGGCCGAGACCTCGGGCGAGGCACCGGCGGGAAGCGGGGTCAGCTGCGCCGACTGCCACATGCCCAGGATCGAGGGCCGCAGCGGCGAGATCTTCACAACGCACAATCAGAACGCCTATTTCCGGCCGAACGAAAAAATGATCCGGCCGGTCTGTCTGTCCTGCCATTCGCTGGAGTTTTCCATCGACGCCCTGGCAGATCCGAATCTCGTTGAAAGCAATTTCAACGGGCGCCCGGCGGTGCATATCGAAAGCATCGACTGGGCCCTTAGCCGCGAGAAGTAG
- a CDS encoding DUF3365 domain-containing protein, translating to MPRNFNKLAAAGLGALMLAAAPQTVANADGIEPRDVTDMLHAVMDSDRTIYTKMIVGRLVAKHKLIKASEFFEDDVAAPLPAQMFRMGAEAVADRTDLFEYSLQSLWPINKPNAENQTELEKEGLQFVADNIGENFYGEEEIDGTTYFTAVYPDIAVAEVCASCHNDHKDSPRTDFKLGDVMGGVVIRIPLDG from the coding sequence ATGCCTCGAAACTTCAACAAACTCGCAGCAGCGGGGCTGGGAGCGCTGATGCTGGCAGCCGCGCCGCAGACCGTCGCCAACGCGGATGGCATTGAGCCCAGGGACGTGACCGACATGCTTCATGCGGTCATGGATTCCGACCGCACCATCTACACCAAGATGATCGTTGGCCGGCTGGTCGCGAAGCACAAGCTGATCAAGGCCTCGGAATTCTTCGAAGATGACGTCGCCGCCCCGCTTCCCGCCCAGATGTTCCGCATGGGCGCAGAGGCCGTGGCCGATCGGACAGACCTCTTTGAATATTCCCTGCAGTCGCTTTGGCCGATCAACAAGCCGAATGCCGAGAACCAGACAGAGCTGGAGAAGGAAGGGCTGCAATTTGTCGCCGACAACATTGGCGAAAACTTCTACGGCGAGGAAGAAATCGACGGCACGACTTACTTCACGGCGGTCTATCCGGACATTGCCGTCGCCGAGGTCTGCGCCAGCTGTCACAACGACCACAAGGACAGCCCGCGCACGGATTTCAAGCTCGGCGATGTGATGGGCGGCGTCGTCATTCGCATTCCGCTCGACGGTTAA
- a CDS encoding globin family protein, translating to MTPEKIKLVQDSFAQVAPIADKAADIFYDRLFEIAPDVRPMFPADMSNQKDKLMQTLGVAVNNLHQVETILPTVQDLGRKHVAYGVKDEHYDTVGAALLFTLEKGLGEAFTPEVKDAWTETFTTVAGVMKEAAATVEEPKKGFFSKLFGKRVA from the coding sequence ATGACACCCGAAAAGATCAAACTCGTTCAGGACAGTTTCGCCCAGGTCGCGCCGATTGCGGACAAGGCGGCCGACATTTTCTACGACCGGCTGTTCGAGATCGCCCCCGATGTCCGGCCGATGTTCCCGGCCGACATGTCCAACCAGAAAGACAAGCTGATGCAGACGCTCGGCGTTGCGGTCAACAATCTGCACCAGGTCGAGACGATCCTGCCGACGGTTCAGGATCTGGGCCGCAAGCATGTTGCCTATGGCGTCAAGGACGAACATTACGACACTGTCGGGGCCGCCCTCCTCTTCACGCTTGAAAAGGGCCTCGGCGAGGCTTTCACCCCGGAGGTGAAAGACGCCTGGACCGAGACCTTCACGACCGTTGCCGGCGTCATGAAAGAAGCCGCGGCAACCGTGGAAGAACCCAAGAAAGGCTTCTTTTCCAAGTTGTTCGGCAAGCGCGTGGCTTGA
- a CDS encoding YrhK family protein, protein MPHLFLNRPRKYNLASGQDSAGKELFWESLNAFIYKIGGVIFIFGSVLFFPAFSAYEDLGAWSFVVGSLLYLLVTGHDLLEVFNARRHRTTPPTIWNRLEAAAAIAYVTGTVLFIIGSLCFLKRFDQTEVGAYCFIIGSLLFVAGAVVNVIQIVSAASMIRLQLMNLTAISFVAGSVLFAVASVPYLWTVESASDARELFAYLALLYVIGSALFLLGGIFNYWRALLVIEALKTRGNKRGDPDDQHGNALQQDMRAVLERRLDP, encoded by the coding sequence ATGCCGCATCTCTTTCTCAACCGGCCCAGAAAATACAATCTCGCGTCCGGTCAGGACAGTGCGGGCAAGGAGCTTTTCTGGGAAAGCCTGAACGCCTTCATCTACAAGATCGGCGGTGTGATCTTCATTTTCGGCAGCGTGCTGTTCTTCCCGGCCTTCAGTGCCTATGAGGATCTCGGCGCCTGGTCCTTTGTGGTCGGCTCGCTGCTTTATCTGCTGGTGACCGGCCACGATCTTCTGGAAGTGTTCAATGCGCGGCGGCACCGCACCACGCCGCCCACGATCTGGAACCGTCTGGAGGCCGCCGCAGCCATAGCCTATGTCACCGGCACCGTGCTGTTCATCATCGGCAGTCTGTGTTTTCTCAAACGGTTCGACCAGACGGAGGTCGGCGCCTACTGCTTCATCATCGGCAGTCTGCTGTTCGTGGCAGGAGCCGTGGTCAATGTCATCCAGATCGTGTCTGCGGCCAGCATGATCCGGCTGCAGCTGATGAACCTGACCGCGATTTCCTTCGTTGCCGGATCGGTGCTCTTTGCAGTGGCATCCGTTCCCTATCTCTGGACAGTTGAGAGCGCTTCCGACGCGCGGGAGCTGTTTGCCTATCTGGCACTGCTTTACGTGATCGGCAGCGCGCTCTTCCTGCTCGGTGGCATCTTCAACTACTGGCGGGCGCTGCTGGTTATCGAGGCCCTGAAAACCCGGGGCAACAAGCGTGGCGATCCGGATGATCAGCACGGAAACGCACTTCAACAAGACATGCGCGCGGTGCTGGAACGCCGGTTGGATCCCTGA
- a CDS encoding class II fructose-bisphosphate aldolase: MTAVNLTELLKRASEEGYALAGLVVLGWEDALAYVEAAEEVGCPVILQAGPGCRAHTPVPVIGKMLRHLADQATVPVVCHLDHGYTVEECLEGIDHGFTSLMFDGSKLPISENVALTSGLVEVAHPAGVSVEGEVGYVGYAAGAASRFTDPEEAALFDLESGADAIAISVGNVHLQTEPTDGIDFEALSAIEAVTRKPLVLHGGSGIPEADRVRLARETRVCKFNFGTELRQTFGKALRQELADRPDVFDRISILKGTMPAVRAAAADMLRTVTRI; the protein is encoded by the coding sequence ATGACGGCGGTCAATCTGACGGAGCTGCTCAAAAGAGCGTCCGAGGAAGGGTACGCGCTGGCCGGGCTTGTCGTGCTCGGCTGGGAAGACGCTTTGGCCTATGTGGAGGCTGCCGAAGAGGTCGGTTGCCCGGTCATTCTCCAGGCGGGGCCGGGCTGCCGGGCCCATACGCCGGTTCCGGTGATCGGCAAGATGCTGCGACACCTGGCCGACCAGGCCACGGTGCCGGTCGTCTGTCATCTCGATCACGGATACACCGTCGAGGAATGCCTGGAAGGGATCGATCACGGCTTCACGTCGCTGATGTTCGATGGCTCCAAGCTGCCGATTTCTGAAAATGTCGCCCTGACATCGGGCCTTGTTGAGGTCGCCCATCCGGCGGGTGTCTCGGTTGAAGGTGAGGTTGGCTATGTCGGTTATGCCGCCGGGGCCGCGTCACGCTTCACCGACCCGGAGGAGGCGGCCCTGTTTGACCTGGAGAGCGGGGCCGATGCCATTGCGATCTCCGTCGGCAATGTGCACCTGCAGACCGAGCCGACAGACGGGATCGATTTTGAGGCGCTTAGCGCCATCGAGGCGGTCACGAGGAAACCGCTGGTGCTTCATGGCGGCAGCGGGATCCCGGAGGCCGACCGTGTCCGGCTGGCCAGGGAAACGCGTGTTTGCAAGTTCAACTTCGGTACCGAGCTGCGCCAGACCTTCGGCAAGGCGTTGCGGCAGGAACTGGCGGACCGACCGGACGTTTTTGACCGGATTTCCATCCTGAAAGGAACGATGCCGGCGGTGCGGGCGGCGGCTGCCGACATGCTCCGGACTGTCACCAGGATCTGA
- a CDS encoding 5-deoxy-glucuronate isomerase yields MHIPPFENANKAIIDVEDARVPLNYFNIVKLTRGQAFEYAVPGYETAIVPATGSVDVSVEGVEFPALGLRGVDVWDGEPEGVYVPSGAKAQLVCVSDAAEVFIAGAKYDKVLEPFDVRAEAIDLVQYGSDDTKTHRKIKHILGTKYHDKVGRLLVSELFTVGQGGWSGFPPHKHDTDRIPEESRHDETYNFRFRPNKGFGMQLVQREDGKVGDAYHIVDGSTIVLDKGYHPCVVAPGYEMYYFTILGGLSQRSLVQYFQPDHAWQIETIPGIKDMIAKFK; encoded by the coding sequence ATGCATATTCCACCGTTTGAAAATGCGAACAAGGCCATCATCGATGTGGAGGATGCGCGCGTTCCGCTGAACTATTTCAACATCGTCAAGTTGACCAGGGGACAGGCCTTCGAATATGCCGTTCCCGGCTACGAGACCGCCATTGTGCCGGCCACCGGCAGCGTCGATGTTTCCGTCGAAGGGGTGGAATTTCCGGCGCTCGGCTTGCGCGGCGTCGATGTCTGGGATGGGGAACCGGAGGGTGTCTATGTGCCGTCCGGGGCAAAGGCACAGCTTGTCTGCGTGAGCGATGCGGCCGAAGTCTTCATTGCCGGTGCGAAATACGACAAGGTCCTGGAGCCCTTCGATGTGCGCGCGGAGGCGATCGATCTCGTGCAATATGGCTCCGACGACACCAAGACCCATCGCAAGATCAAGCACATTCTCGGGACGAAATACCACGACAAGGTCGGCCGGCTCCTGGTGTCGGAGCTGTTTACGGTGGGGCAGGGCGGCTGGTCCGGGTTCCCGCCGCACAAACACGACACTGACCGGATCCCCGAGGAATCCCGCCACGACGAGACCTACAATTTCCGCTTCCGCCCCAACAAGGGCTTTGGCATGCAGCTCGTGCAGCGGGAAGACGGCAAGGTGGGCGATGCCTACCACATTGTCGACGGGTCGACGATCGTCCTGGACAAGGGCTATCACCCCTGTGTCGTCGCACCGGGTTATGAAATGTATTATTTCACGATCCTGGGCGGCCTGTCGCAGCGATCGCTGGTCCAGTATTTCCAGCCCGATCATGCCTGGCAGATCGAGACCATTCCCGGCATCAAAGACATGATTGCCAAGTTCAAATGA